Genomic window (Accipiter gentilis chromosome 7, bAccGen1.1, whole genome shotgun sequence):
GCACTACTCTAACACTGGCAAAGAACCAGGAATCTTGCCATCCAGACTTGCCAAGCTGCCTTTGCACTACTTATATCCCAATCTAATTGTAATTCTCTTACTGCagataaaaacacaaaaaaaatatgtGTGGGGCAAACGAGAAAGCACTGAGGAGGGCAGACCATTGGGTGAAGTGGTGGAACAGGTAAGGAATAACAACTGCTTCTGGCTTTGTCTCACGTTTTATTAGAAGATCCTGTCATTGCATATGTACAACAAATTGCTTCTGAAGATCTTACAAAGACGAATTCTAGGAAATGAAAGGCATTTCCCTATCAACAGGGTGGCTACAAAAAACATTGTGGAAGATCTGATGGATCTGTAAAGGAAGTTGTACAGAGAACTTGGGTAGAAGCAAAAATTAGAATCTGAAAATTCTTATGTCTTTAATGCTCAGTACCTTAGACCAGATTGCTCCTTTGAAACTAATGAACAGACTGTTGACGGTTGTTTTATCTTCCTTCCCCCTTAGAAAGGGCAGACAATGCCCAAAGTTGCCAGCATTATGTATTAACAAGAAAACCAACCTGAGTGATGTGCCTTTTCCTACTTAAAGGGTTTAGCTCGTGTGAGAAATGCCAGCGATGCTGTAGGGGTTGTGCTGAAAGAGATAAAGCAGCAATGTCATCTTGGCTCATTCCGACTTCTTGTGGCAGTGGACGGTGTCAACGCGCTCTGGGGAAGGACTACATtaaagaaggaagacaaaagCCCTGTAAGAAGTGATTTGTCCTGATGATATTTCTGCATTCCTACTGCAAGGGAGAgcgttttgttaatttttaagttCTATAGTAATCCCTGAAAGGCATACATTTGGCTTTGCTAGCTTGGAGGGACCTGAAAAATTCATATTGTGCTTTAGACAATTTTTACTGAAGAAAGTTCTCTCAGTAAGAAAAAAGTGCACATATGTCTTGTTACAGCAGGAAAGGTTTGGGCAGTTCTCTATGTAACATTACTAAGGCTGAATGCTACAGCGCTaagtaaaagcaaaggaaaaaaatgcaccaaaaGGATGCAAATGATCCTTCCAGTCTAATTTAAAGTAGAGGACGGGCATTTATGTCTCAGATTGAAACTGATGGCAAAAAAAGTGATGCAGACAATCTTTACCAGGTTTCTCCAGAGGAGCTGACGCTCGTGTACAATCtaaggaagatgatgatgaataATTGGGTGAGTTCCAGTCTGTACCTTTGGGTGTGTTATTCTCAGCAATTAAAACTACCTGCTGATAAGTGTAAAGCTACAAATCTAACATCACACTGTTGCTTCAGCAAAGGAGAGTATGAACATCATGTGACTGTTAAGGGTTAGTATCTCATCAGCATTTCTGACATCatccaaagagaaataagaacAGGTCAGATATGTAACAATGCTTTTCTTGATTACCGTGCCAAACTCCAGTTTATGACCCTGAGCTAGAGGTATTTAATAACCCTTATgatgctttctgattttttgaaCTAACGAGAACTTTTCATTTCTAGATGTTTTGCTATAGGCGGTCAactccttttgcttcttttcaatCCTCTGGATGCTAGTATCTCTAACAGGTAGTCTTCAGATGCAAAAGTATATAGAAAAGTcccttttaaagtatttcagttgTTTCAATAGAAAAGTCATTTACAGGTAAGAATGACACGTTTAAATGCCAGCACTGGAAACACCAGCTACGTATTCCCTGTTCTGCCTGTGTCCTTGGAGTAGCCAGGCTTAACATAGTTAGGAGCATTGTAAGAAGTCCATTATATAGAATTTTGGAATTGAAGTAACTGTAAGATCAAAAAAACACCACCTCATTTATTTAGAATCAGTCCATAACTATTTCACAACTACTGCGTTTGCAGCTAAAAGGGTTTCTAATCTACCTTTTAGAGCGGAGGTGCTATTGTGACGACCCTCAGCCAGACCGGCTCTCTCTTCAAACCCAGTTCTGCCTATTTGCCCCAGGAGTTGCTGGGAAAGGTGAGTCCTGGCCTCTTCTCGTTTTTCCCCTTCACACTGGGAAACGAACAGAAATCCTGGTTTGGGAACTGTGTTCAGTTCAGGGTGGCAGCCTTTGCTCTTTGGATCACATACAGCTTTATTCTCCTTTGAAATAACTCTGCTTGAGCTCATCCCAGACGGGTCCTGCAGCAAGGAGAGGCCCAGGCCCGTGCCCGGGTGCTGCAGCCCGCGGCGGGGCCTCACCCCCGGCTTTCCTTCCCAGGAGGGCTTCGATGCCCTGGACCCCTTCGTCCCCGTCCCGGTCCCCAACTACAGCCCGAGGGAGTTCGAGAGCTGCTACGGCTACTACCTCGATCGCAAGTGGCTGCAGCACGAGAAAGGTCAGCGCCCTGCCCGGGAGAGGGCGGCGGGAGCCTCAGCCCGGGGACCGGCCTGCCTGCGCCGAGGCGGTGGGCGGGTCCCGGCGGAGGAGGCCGCGGCCCCGACACACCTTCTGTCTTGCAGCGCGCACGGAGGACGGCAAGGAGGAGCTGCGGTTCCTGAGCGGCTCGAACCCGCGGCAGCTGGAGCGGCTGGCGGGACCCCTCTAGCGCAATAAAGGCCGGACCGCCGGCGGCGCCTCCTTCCCACTGTCGGTGTCCgcctccttggggggggggggggggtggccccgCCACTGAGGCGTTTCCGGCTTCTgcgccggggggggtgggggtggtggtgcgcATGCGCCACCGGTGGCGCGGCGGAGCGGGGTGCGAGCGGGATGCCGGGGGAGGCGGTGACGCTGCAGCTGGGGCACTACGCGGGCTGCGTGGGCGCCCACTGGTGGGGGCTGCAGGtgtgggggggggccggggcggcaggGGGTGACGAGCGGGACTGGGGCGGCGGGGGGtgcgggccgggcgcggggcggcaGGGGGTGAcgagcgggagcggggcggcggggtgtgcgggccgggagcggggcggcaggGGCTGAGGGCCGGGGGCGGGACTGGGACTGGGGCGCAGGGCGCGGGTCTGACCGCTTCCCCTTCCCCCGCAGGCCGCCGCGCTGCGCAGCCCCGCCGAGGCCGCCGAGCTCCGCGCCGCCGCTCTGCTCCGGgccgggcgggaggcgggcgggcgggagtcGCACACGCCGCGCTTGGTGGCGCTGGAACTGAAAGGtaccggcggggcgggcggggggctggCGCGGGGCGGCCTCGCCGTGACCGGCCTCTCTTGCAGGCGGCGTGGGCGCGCTGAGGCCCGGCGGCGCGGGCACGGAGGCGCCGGTGGCCTGGTGagtgcggggcgggagcggcggcggcggcggcgggcgggcggcggcgggcggccgccggcaGCTGCCGCCGGTTTGTGTTGCAGGGACGGGGAGGTGGCGGCCTACCTGGAGCGCGCCTCGGCCGGGGGCTCCGCGCCGCGGGACGCCGGGAGCCGGACGGTGAGGgtgggcggagcggggcgggcgggacgCAGCGGCTGCCGGGATACGAAGCGCTGCTCGGAGCCCGCCGGGTGCTTCCCGGACTCCTCTCGCGTTTACTTCACTCGCGGCGTGGGCTTTAACTTCTTGACTGGTAACACGTGGGAGGATGAGGCAAAGCATGGTGTAACTGCCCTACCGGGGCTTTTTCCTTAGGAAGATGCTTCCTCTGACAGAAAAGGCAGTTCCAGTGCTTCAGTTCAAGGTGTGTGCGCGCGTTTTCCGCGCATTACCGGTTTGTGTTTTGTCCAGTTTGCGCTGTCCTGACGGCTTTGGTTTACTTACGGGGATCAAAGAGCTCTATCTAGAAAGGCAGAACAAGCCCTGTGACAGCTGGACAATTGATCAGTGAATGAGCATGCGGGGAGAAGGAAAACTATGGGATAAGATTTCTTTGCTTGCAGAAAGATGGGTCATAGAGCAGCAACTAAGTTAAGAAACTGGACAAGataaaaagctggttttgtttattcAAGGGGATGTTCAGAGTTGAAAAGACCTTCACTCTTCACATCTCTCATTCCAGGCACATCTCCTGCCTCTTCACGACTCACTGTTTCCCAGGAAGTTTACTCGGGTGGAAGCATGCGGGTCTGGTCCGATTACCTCAACGTGCACTTGCATCCCAAGAGCATCTATGTCATCCGTCAGTACATGCACGATGGGTATGTCCTAAAGGTTTCATTCAGAATCTGTTGTCCAGAACAGGATCTTAGTTTTGGCTTCAAGGAAAAATTAAGAGGGCATAGaataagccccccccccccccccccccccccctttcttagGGAGTGTGGTTGCCTAGAAGCCTTTGGACAAGGTGAAAGTCTCCTGCAGGATCCTGGCTGCATAGAGGAGTTGGAAGATCGGTTGCACTTTTATGTTGAAGAGTGTGATTATCTGCAGGTTTGACAGCTTAGTCCaaactctgttttctttcaagaaacTTTCTGTTCAAGATTAAGTAGAATCTCAGCTGCTCCCGGCATTGTCTTACACAGGGGTTTCAAGTCCTCTGTGACCTACACAATGGATTCTCTGGAGTTGGTGCCAAGGTGACAGAACTGCTCTATGATGAGTATTCAGGAAAAGGAATCCTGACCTGGGGCTTGACTCCAGTTATGAGTAACATGGGAGTAAGTAAACAATGGGGAAACAAAACAACAGGTGATGCTTCCATGCCCAATCTGGATTAGACTGTTTGCTTGCATCTTTAAGATTCTAATggttggattttttccccccagggtTCTCAGAAGAATTTTTACAGACTGATGAACACAGCCCTAGGAATTGTCCATCTCTCCAGTCACAGCTCGCTCTTTTGCCCCCTGTCACTCAGTGGGAGTCTAGGAATCAAGCCACAACCTCCTGTTACATTTCCATATATAAACTATGATGTATGTACCGTAGAGTGGTTTACCTAGAAACAACACCTACCATGGTTGGCTTTCAGCTCTTGCAGATATATACCACTCTCCAAAAGTGTTTTCTACAGCTATGTTGTTTTAGCAATTGTTTTTCATGATGGTGTTCTACTAAGCAGAAAaggttttttccctgctttttcacTGTTAGCAGAGACTTAACTGCCAACTTTTCACTCCCATagttttttttcatcctttaaaaaacatttaacacattttcttttttgcagtcttTCCATTGGTTTACTGCCTTCAGTTTCggcactgaaaaaaatggtttacTGCAATTATTCTTCACGTGCTGAGTATGCAACACCAGCCTTGTCTGTGCACTAAGAAGCTGCTGtcaagaaaaacagcaacagatcATTTGTTAGCAAGCAGTTCACTTGCTTATCCAAAACCTGAAATAACTGTTAAAACACAACGTATATAAAAGCACAGTTTACAATATGCTCAAGTTAAGTACACAAAAATGAGTTAAGGAACAGATGAATTTAACTTGTCCTGTAAGTCTTCCATGTGTCTCCCTCCATAGGCTTCACTTAACTACCACAGCAGCGCAATTTTGGCAGCGGTGCTTGACACCCTTACAGCTCCTTACCGGCTCTGTTCCTCTCAGGGCTCTATGATGCACCTTGCTGAAACACTTAACTTCTCTGGGAGAAAGGTAAGGGCATAGAGAACAGCAACCTCTAATCCTTTCAGTTCTACCTGAACTACTGCTGTGGGCAAGAGCTGGTGTTCTGCTTCACATCCATACATACACACGTAACAGGACAGGGGGGAGCATGTTCTAGACTGTGATTCGTCTCCCCCTCTCTGACTTGTAGGTTGTGGCTGCGTGGGCTTCTGTTCCCTTTCCTGCTCTACATGGCTGCTCGCTCCCTGATACTTTATGTGCCTACCAGCAAGACATGCCCTGGAAGCTTCTGTCTTCATGTAGGGAGCAGAAGGTCAGCTGCTGTTTTGCTCAGTCTGTTGTGCTACGAGGAGTTTGCAAAGAAAGCCACATCAGGTAATCAGCATTTCAACTGCACTTTTCCCTTCAGAACTCACACCACCAACTGCGGTGGTTTCTCAATAAAGTAATTCACAATCCTATTAGGAGAGTCAGgcgaatgaagaaaaaaatgtctagtAGTGATCTAGCCAGTTAGATGCTACTAACTTTATAGCAA
Coding sequences:
- the MSTO1 gene encoding protein misato homolog 1 isoform X5, producing the protein MRHRWRGGAGCERDAGGGGDAAAGALRGLRGRPLVGAAGRRAAQPRRGRRAPRRRSAPGRAGGGRAGVAHAALGGAGTERRRGRAEARRRGHGGAGGLEDASSDRKGSSSASVQGTSPASSRLTVSQEVYSGGSMRVWSDYLNVHLHPKSIYVIRQYMHDGECGCLEAFGQGESLLQDPGCIEELEDRLHFYVEECDYLQGFQVLCDLHNGFSGVGAKVTELLYDEYSGKGILTWGLTPVMSNMGGSQKNFYRLMNTALGIVHLSSHSSLFCPLSLSGSLGIKPQPPVTFPYINYDASLNYHSSAILAAVLDTLTAPYRLCSSQGSMMHLAETLNFSGRKVVAAWASVPFPALHGCSLPDTLCAYQQDMPWKLLSSCREQKVSCCFAQSVVLRGVCKESHISSCPEKQATSPLHAYESTEQILQHYLHTVFPGAFSTSHVLEQPCNTLPPYPQFFSPLLTRQGFLLDKPPSYSSAAVESIPVLAALQSSPVLHTLLYSLYKDLQKLNTRRWPSFFSAGVEQDDFQEALQELRTLSQCYEMGSEADESEDEADAD
- the MSTO1 gene encoding protein misato homolog 1 isoform X6 — encoded protein: MRHRWRGGAGCERDAGGGGDAAAGALRGLRGRPLVGAAGGVGALRPGGAGTEAPVAWDGEVAAYLERASAGGSAPRDAGSRTEDASSDRKGSSSASVQGTSPASSRLTVSQEVYSGGSMRVWSDYLNVHLHPKSIYVIRQYMHDGECGCLEAFGQGESLLQDPGCIEELEDRLHFYVEECDYLQGFQVLCDLHNGFSGVGAKVTELLYDEYSGKGILTWGLTPVMSNMGGSQKNFYRLMNTALGIVHLSSHSSLFCPLSLSGSLGIKPQPPVTFPYINYDASLNYHSSAILAAVLDTLTAPYRLCSSQGSMMHLAETLNFSGRKVVAAWASVPFPALHGCSLPDTLCAYQQDMPWKLLSSCREQKVSCCFAQSVVLRGVCKESHISSCPEKQATSPLHAYESTEQILQHYLHTVFPGAFSTSHVLEQPCNTLPPYPQFFSPLLTRQGFLLDKPPSYSSAAVESIPVLAALQSSPVLHTLLYSLYKDLQKLNTRRWPSFFSAGVEQDDFQEALQELRTLSQCYEMGSEADESEDEADAD
- the MSTO1 gene encoding protein misato homolog 1 isoform X3 encodes the protein MRHRWRGGAGCERDAGGGGDAAAGALRGLRGRPLAAALRSPAEAAELRAAALLRAGREAGGRESHTPRLVALELKGGVGALRPGGAGTEAPVAWDGEVAAYLERASAGGSAPRDAGSRTEDASSDRKGSSSASVQGTSPASSRLTVSQEVYSGGSMRVWSDYLNVHLHPKSIYVIRQYMHDGECGCLEAFGQGESLLQDPGCIEELEDRLHFYVEECDYLQGFQVLCDLHNGFSGVGAKVTELLYDEYSGKGILTWGLTPVMSNMGGSQKNFYRLMNTALGIVHLSSHSSLFCPLSLSGSLGIKPQPPVTFPYINYDASLNYHSSAILAAVLDTLTAPYRLCSSQGSMMHLAETLNFSGRKVVAAWASVPFPALHGCSLPDTLCAYQQDMPWKLLSSCREQKVSCCFAQSVVLRGVCKESHISSCPEKQATSPLHAYESTEQILQHYLHTVFPGAFSTSHVLEQPCNTLPPYPQFFSPLLTRQGFLLDKPPSYSSAAVESIPVLAALQSSPVLHTLLYSLYKDLQKLNTRRWPSFFSAGVEQDDFQEALQELRTLSQCYEMGSEADESEDEADAD
- the MSTO1 gene encoding protein misato homolog 1 isoform X2, with translation MRHRWRGGAGCERDAGGGGDAAAGALRGLRGRPLVGAAGRRAAQPRRGRRAPRRRSAPGRAGGGRAGVAHAALGGAGTERRRGRAEARRRGHGGAGGLGRGGGGLPGARLGRGLRAAGRREPDDASSDRKGSSSASVQGTSPASSRLTVSQEVYSGGSMRVWSDYLNVHLHPKSIYVIRQYMHDGECGCLEAFGQGESLLQDPGCIEELEDRLHFYVEECDYLQGFQVLCDLHNGFSGVGAKVTELLYDEYSGKGILTWGLTPVMSNMGGSQKNFYRLMNTALGIVHLSSHSSLFCPLSLSGSLGIKPQPPVTFPYINYDASLNYHSSAILAAVLDTLTAPYRLCSSQGSMMHLAETLNFSGRKVVAAWASVPFPALHGCSLPDTLCAYQQDMPWKLLSSCREQKVSCCFAQSVVLRGVCKESHISCPEKQATSPLHAYESTEQILQHYLHTVFPGAFSTSHVLEQPCNTLPPYPQFFSPLLTRQGFLLDKPPSYSSAAVESIPVLAALQSSPVLHTLLYSLYKDLQKLNTRRWPSFFSAGVEQDDFQEALQELRTLSQCYEMGSEADESEDEADAD
- the MSTO1 gene encoding protein misato homolog 1 isoform X1, whose amino-acid sequence is MRHRWRGGAGCERDAGGGGDAAAGALRGLRGRPLVGAAGRRAAQPRRGRRAPRRRSAPGRAGGGRAGVAHAALGGAGTERRRGRAEARRRGHGGAGGLGRGGGGLPGARLGRGLRAAGRREPDDASSDRKGSSSASVQGTSPASSRLTVSQEVYSGGSMRVWSDYLNVHLHPKSIYVIRQYMHDGECGCLEAFGQGESLLQDPGCIEELEDRLHFYVEECDYLQGFQVLCDLHNGFSGVGAKVTELLYDEYSGKGILTWGLTPVMSNMGGSQKNFYRLMNTALGIVHLSSHSSLFCPLSLSGSLGIKPQPPVTFPYINYDASLNYHSSAILAAVLDTLTAPYRLCSSQGSMMHLAETLNFSGRKVVAAWASVPFPALHGCSLPDTLCAYQQDMPWKLLSSCREQKVSCCFAQSVVLRGVCKESHISSCPEKQATSPLHAYESTEQILQHYLHTVFPGAFSTSHVLEQPCNTLPPYPQFFSPLLTRQGFLLDKPPSYSSAAVESIPVLAALQSSPVLHTLLYSLYKDLQKLNTRRWPSFFSAGVEQDDFQEALQELRTLSQCYEMGSEADESEDEADAD
- the MSTO1 gene encoding protein misato homolog 1 isoform X4; its protein translation is MPGEAVTLQLGHYAGCVGAHWWGLQAAALRSPAEAAELRAAALLRAGREAGGRESHTPRLVALELKGGVGALRPGGAGTEAPVAWDGEVAAYLERASAGGSAPRDAGSRTEDASSDRKGSSSASVQGTSPASSRLTVSQEVYSGGSMRVWSDYLNVHLHPKSIYVIRQYMHDGECGCLEAFGQGESLLQDPGCIEELEDRLHFYVEECDYLQGFQVLCDLHNGFSGVGAKVTELLYDEYSGKGILTWGLTPVMSNMGGSQKNFYRLMNTALGIVHLSSHSSLFCPLSLSGSLGIKPQPPVTFPYINYDASLNYHSSAILAAVLDTLTAPYRLCSSQGSMMHLAETLNFSGRKVVAAWASVPFPALHGCSLPDTLCAYQQDMPWKLLSSCREQKVSCCFAQSVVLRGVCKESHISSCPEKQATSPLHAYESTEQILQHYLHTVFPGAFSTSHVLEQPCNTLPPYPQFFSPLLTRQGFLLDKPPSYSSAAVESIPVLAALQSSPVLHTLLYSLYKDLQKLNTRRWPSFFSAGVEQDDFQEALQELRTLSQCYEMGSEADESEDEADAD
- the MSTO1 gene encoding protein misato homolog 1 isoform X7 produces the protein MPGEAVTLQLGHYAGCVGAHWWGLQAAALRSPAEAAELRAAALLRAGREAGGRESHTPRLVALELKGGVGALRPGGAGTEAPVAWDGEVAAYLERASAGGSAPRDAGSRTEDASSDRKGSSSASVQGTSPASSRLTVSQEVYSGGSMRVWSDYLNVHLHPKSIYVIRQYMHDGECGCLEAFGQGESLLQDPGCIEELEDRLHFYVEECDYLQGFQVLCDLHNGFSGVGAKVTELLYDEYSGKGILTWGLTPVMSNMGGSQKNFYRLMNTALGIVHLSSHSSLFCPLSLSGSLGIKPQPPVTFPYINYDASLNYHSSAILAAVLDTLTAPYRLCSSQGSMMHLAETLNFSGRKVVAAWASVPFPALHGCSLPDTLCAYQQDMPWKLLSSCREQKVSCCFAQSVVLRGVCKESHISCPEKQATSPLHAYESTEQILQHYLHTVFPGAFSTSHVLEQPCNTLPPYPQFFSPLLTRQGFLLDKPPSYSSAAVESIPVLAALQSSPVLHTLLYSLYKDLQKLNTRRWPSFFSAGVEQDDFQEALQELRTLSQCYEMGSEADESEDEADAD